One genomic region from Chelonia mydas isolate rCheMyd1 chromosome 25, rCheMyd1.pri.v2, whole genome shotgun sequence encodes:
- the MPND gene encoding MPN domain-containing protein, with the protein MAALDADSPGAEECLEEDEEELETSLEDPENESAGKPAPGGRSCILTRRGITLRVLLKDGLIEPGAGVLSIYYLGKKFLGDLLPDGKITWQETGQVFNSPSAWATYCKKLVNPAKKSGCGWASVRYKGQKLDQCKAAWLKKHQPNAPAAEESLVSEGEEEELAEEEEDEAREGKIAISEPALGKKLEEKSRKHQSKSLVEQHNADNGPYGKRPESKNRTPVRYCTLGSRDSARNPHTLVEVTSFAAINKFQPFNVAISSNVLLLLDFHSHLTRSEVVGYLGGRWDTSSQVLTVLRAFPCRTRLGDAESAATVEEEICQNLFLRGLALVGWYHSHPFSHALPSLQDIDAQMDYQLKLQGSNNSFQPCLALICAPYYPGNQGMESKISPFWVMPPPEQRPNDYGIPMEVELTYVQDGFLTNDVLHEMMLLVEFYKGAPDLVKFQDIWSQEQTYLDKLKGSLASRTPKDQGFAHVLEQIYSLLKHSS; encoded by the exons ATGGCAG CTCTGGATGCCGATTCTCCTGGAGCGGAGGAGTGCCTggaagaggatgaggaggagctggagacgAGCTTGGAAGACCCTGAGAATGAAAGCGCCGGGAAGCCGGCCCCAGGGGGGCGCAGCTGCATCCTCACCCGGCGCGGCATCACCCTGCGCGTGCTGCTCAAGGACGGCCTGAtcgagccgggggcgggggtgctCTCCATCTACTACCTG GGGAAGAAGTTCCTAGGGGACTTGCTGCCTGATGGGAAGATCACCTGGCAGGAGACGGGGCAGGTGTTCAATTCACCCAGCGCCTGGGCCACGTACTGCAAGAAGCTGGTGAACCCGGCGAAGAAATCGGGCTGCGGCTGGGCCTCGGTGAGGTACAAGGGGCAGAAGCTGGACCAGTGCAAGGCGGCCTGGCTGAAGAAACACCAGCCCAATGCCCCCGCGGCCGAGGAG agtttGGTGAgcgaaggggaggaggaggaactggccgaggaggaggaggacgaggccAGGGAAGGTAAAATCGCCATCTCGGAGCCTGCGCTTGGCAAGAAACTGGAGGAGAAAAGCAGGAAGCACCAAAGCAAGAGCCTGGTGGAGCAACACAACGCTG ATAACGGGCCCTACGGGAAGAGACCGGAGAGCAAGAACCGCACCCCCGTCCGTTATTGCACGTTGGGAAGCCGGGACTCTGCCAG GAACCCGCACACCCTCGTGGAAGTGACCTCCTTCGCGGCAATCAACAAGTTCCAGCCGTTCAACGTGGCCATCTCCAGTAACgtgttgctgctgctg GACTTTCACAGCCACCTAACGAGGAGCGAGGTGGTTGGCTACCTGGGAGGCAGGTGGGACACCAGCAGCCAGG TGCTGACGGTGCTGCGAGCGTTCCCCTGCCGGACGCGGCTCGGAGACGCCGAATCGGCAGCCACCGTCGAGGAGGAG ATCTGCCAGAACCTCTTCCTGCGCGGGCTGGCGCTGGTGGGCTGGTACCACAGCCACCCCTTCAGCCACGCCCTCCCCTCGCTGCAGGACATCGACGCCCAGATGGATTACCAGCTCAAGCTGCAGGGCAGCAACAACAgcttccagccctgcctggccctcATCTGCG caccaTACTATCCCGGCAACCAAGGCATGGAGTCCAAAATCTCGCCCTTCTGGGTCATGCCACCTCCTGAG CAAAGGCCCAACGATTATGGCATCCCCATGGAAGTGGAGCTCACCTACGTGCAGGACGGGTTTCTCACCAATGACGTCCTCCATGAGATG ATGCTGCTGGTTGAGTTTTACAAAGGGGCTCCGGACCTGGTGAAGTTTCAAGATATATGGAGCCAGGAGCAGACCTACTTGGACAAACTAAAG GGCTCCCTCGCCTCCAGGACTCCCAAAGATCAGGGCTTCGCCCACGTCCTGGAACAGATTTACAGCCTCCTCAAGCACAGCAGCTGA